One stretch of Streptomyces sp. 135 DNA includes these proteins:
- the solA gene encoding N-methyl-L-tryptophan oxidase, with amino-acid sequence MSPTYDVIVIGLGGMGSAAAHHLSARGARVLGLEKFGPVHNRGSSHGGSRITRQSYFEDPAYVPLLLRAYELYDRLERDTGRDIATLCGGVMLGRPDSRPVSGSLLSAERWGLPHEMLDAKEIRRRFPTLTPRDDEVALYEARAGLVRPENTVAAHLQLATRDGADLHFEEPMTRWEPCRDGVRVHTAEDTYTAGGLVICPGAWAPELLTELGVPFSIERQVMYWFQPTGGVRPFLPENHPIYIWEDAHGVQVYGFPSIDGPELGAKVAFFRKGTPCTPRTIERTVHEEEVAAMAEQVGRLIPSLPGHFLKAATCMYSNTPDEHFVIARHPAHPGSVTVAAGFSGHGFKFVPVVGEIIADLALDGATAHPIELFDPSRLTAAPA; translated from the coding sequence GTGTCCCCCACCTACGACGTGATCGTGATCGGCCTCGGCGGCATGGGCAGCGCCGCCGCCCACCACCTGTCCGCGCGCGGCGCCCGCGTCCTCGGCCTGGAGAAGTTCGGCCCGGTGCACAACCGCGGTTCCAGTCACGGCGGTTCGCGCATCACCCGGCAGTCCTACTTCGAGGACCCCGCGTACGTACCGCTGCTGCTGCGCGCGTACGAGCTCTACGACCGCCTCGAACGGGACACGGGCCGCGACATCGCCACCCTGTGCGGCGGTGTGATGCTCGGGCGCCCCGACAGCCGCCCCGTCTCCGGCTCGCTGCTCTCCGCCGAGCGGTGGGGACTGCCCCACGAGATGCTCGACGCCAAGGAGATCCGCCGCCGCTTCCCGACCCTCACCCCGCGCGACGACGAAGTGGCGCTCTACGAGGCGCGGGCGGGGCTCGTGCGGCCCGAGAACACCGTGGCCGCCCACCTCCAGCTCGCCACCCGCGACGGCGCCGACCTCCACTTCGAGGAGCCGATGACACGCTGGGAGCCCTGCCGGGACGGTGTGCGCGTGCACACCGCGGAGGACACTTACACGGCGGGCGGCCTGGTGATCTGTCCGGGCGCGTGGGCCCCGGAGCTGCTCACCGAGCTGGGCGTGCCGTTCAGCATCGAGCGGCAGGTCATGTACTGGTTCCAGCCGACCGGCGGAGTACGGCCGTTCCTCCCGGAGAACCACCCGATCTACATCTGGGAGGACGCGCACGGCGTACAGGTGTACGGATTCCCGTCCATCGACGGTCCGGAGCTCGGAGCCAAGGTCGCCTTCTTCCGCAAGGGCACGCCCTGCACCCCGCGGACCATCGAGCGGACGGTGCACGAAGAGGAGGTCGCCGCGATGGCCGAGCAGGTGGGACGGCTCATCCCGTCACTCCCCGGCCACTTCCTCAAGGCCGCGACCTGCATGTACTCCAACACCCCCGACGAGCACTTCGTCATCGCGCGCCACCCGGCGCACCCCGGGTCGGTCACCGTCGCCGCCGGATTCTCCGGACACGGCTTCAAGTTCGTGCCCGTGGTGGGCGAGATCATCGCCGACCTGGCCCTGGACGGCGCCACCGCGCACCCCATCGAGCTCTTCGACCCCAGCCGCCTCACCGCCGCGCCCGCTTGA
- a CDS encoding aromatic ring-hydroxylating dioxygenase subunit alpha has protein sequence MTTTPQFPSQSLIATLPGHYYTDPEVFRQEQERVFEALWFCAVRAADLDAPGAFRTVRVGRESVLVTRSRTGELRAFLNVCRHRGARLCTEESGQVRRALQCPYHAWTYDLDGKLIAAPNLVKMPDVDRSAYGLMRVALREWLGYAWVCLADEPPSFEETVIGAAVERLGDAASIERYGTERLALGRRITYDVRANWKLIVENFMECYHCATIHPELTDVLPEFADGFAAQYYIGHGAAFGEEVGGFTVDGSAGFGRLPEVADDQDRRYYAITVKPAVFVNLVPDHVILHRMFPMAEDRTVVECDWLYAPDVVASGADLSKSVELFHRVNTQDFAACERTQPAMASRAYRAGGVLVPTEHHIGHFHEWLTKTLAT, from the coding sequence GTGACGACGACACCCCAGTTCCCGTCGCAGAGCCTCATCGCGACGCTTCCCGGCCACTACTACACCGACCCGGAGGTCTTCCGGCAGGAGCAGGAACGCGTCTTCGAAGCCCTCTGGTTCTGCGCGGTGCGCGCCGCCGACCTCGACGCGCCGGGCGCCTTCCGGACGGTCCGGGTCGGCCGGGAGAGCGTTCTCGTCACCCGTTCACGCACCGGGGAGCTGCGGGCCTTCCTCAACGTCTGCCGGCACCGCGGCGCCCGCCTGTGCACGGAGGAGTCCGGGCAGGTCCGCCGCGCCCTGCAATGCCCGTACCACGCCTGGACGTACGACCTCGACGGCAAGCTCATCGCCGCGCCCAACCTGGTGAAGATGCCGGACGTGGACCGCTCCGCGTACGGCCTGATGAGGGTCGCCCTGCGGGAGTGGCTCGGCTACGCGTGGGTGTGTCTGGCCGATGAACCGCCCTCCTTCGAGGAGACCGTGATCGGCGCGGCGGTCGAACGTCTGGGCGACGCGGCGTCGATCGAGCGGTACGGCACCGAGCGGCTCGCCCTCGGCAGGCGCATCACGTACGACGTACGGGCGAACTGGAAGCTGATCGTCGAGAACTTCATGGAGTGCTACCACTGCGCGACGATCCACCCCGAACTGACGGACGTGCTGCCGGAGTTCGCCGACGGCTTCGCCGCACAGTACTACATAGGGCACGGCGCCGCGTTCGGTGAGGAGGTGGGCGGCTTCACGGTCGACGGCAGCGCGGGCTTCGGCCGCCTCCCCGAGGTCGCGGACGACCAGGACCGCCGCTACTACGCCATCACCGTGAAGCCGGCCGTCTTCGTCAACCTCGTCCCCGACCATGTGATCCTGCACCGGATGTTCCCGATGGCCGAGGACCGCACGGTCGTCGAGTGCGACTGGCTGTACGCGCCCGACGTCGTCGCGTCCGGCGCCGACCTGTCGAAGTCCGTGGAGCTCTTCCACCGGGTCAACACCCAGGACTTCGCGGCCTGCGAGCGCACCCAGCCCGCGATGGCGTCACGCGCCTACCGCGCGGGCGGGGTGCTGGTGCCGACCGAGCACCACATCGGGCACTTCCACGAGTGGCTCACCAAGACGCTCGCTACGTAG